Proteins co-encoded in one Pseudarthrobacter chlorophenolicus A6 genomic window:
- a CDS encoding sortase domain-containing protein, with translation MTRTTSGHRGGLGASTAAGLLLLFLLTLTGCGGTTPPSNTAAPQATASAAAPATSGTSTTPATVSPSAPASAPAPASAEKLPVLSRSEPVTLEIPSIGVVTNLLHLGLRENGSLEVPQDTGNGAPASWYDGSPTPGERGPAVLLGHVNALGGHQGVFAGLRKLAPGDQLKVSRADGSTAMFTVDRGAVYGKDSFPTLEVYGNTPGAELRLVTCDGYDPATGLFDDNYVIYAKLTT, from the coding sequence TTGACACGCACCACATCCGGCCACCGTGGGGGTCTTGGGGCCTCCACGGCGGCCGGGCTCCTGCTCCTGTTCCTGCTCACCCTGACCGGGTGCGGCGGAACCACACCACCCTCCAACACTGCCGCCCCGCAGGCCACAGCCTCCGCGGCGGCCCCGGCAACATCCGGCACCAGCACCACTCCGGCCACCGTTTCGCCGTCAGCCCCAGCCTCGGCTCCCGCCCCGGCATCGGCTGAAAAGCTCCCGGTCCTGTCCCGGTCCGAACCGGTCACGCTGGAAATACCCTCAATCGGTGTCGTGACGAACCTGCTGCACCTGGGCCTGCGGGAGAACGGATCACTCGAGGTCCCCCAGGACACAGGGAACGGTGCGCCGGCCAGCTGGTACGACGGATCCCCCACCCCGGGCGAACGCGGCCCCGCAGTTCTGCTCGGCCATGTCAACGCCCTCGGCGGCCACCAAGGTGTCTTCGCCGGTCTTCGCAAACTCGCACCAGGCGACCAGCTCAAGGTGTCGCGGGCGGACGGCAGCACCGCGATGTTCACCGTTGACCGCGGCGCAGTGTACGGGAAGGACAGCTTCCCCACCTTGGAGGTCTACGGCAACACCCCCGGCGCCGAACTGCGGCTGGTCACCTGCGACGGCTACGACCCCGCCACCGGACTGTTCGACGACAACTACGTCATCTACGCCAAACTCACCACCTGA
- a CDS encoding LPXTG cell wall anchor domain-containing protein, with protein sequence MNKTLRFLAVPTLALGALALSSAPASAADHSYQSTLSQINGSSASGTVTVDVTGNQAHAVLKVSGLAPTFMDAPYPHVQHIHGGAQGVCPAPSADTDGDGVVSTTEGAPSYGGIVTTLSTSGDTSPAAGLDLKVAGQGASYTVDRTFELNAETKAALEAGTAVVVVHGLDPATLTEKGQAAKSDLVPSLPLAATSPALCGTLAAGQMKMPAGGADTGVAQQTGNTDTGVLALGGGLVLAAAAGGTYLIRRRNAGSAA encoded by the coding sequence ATGAACAAGACACTGCGCTTCCTTGCTGTCCCCACCCTGGCGTTGGGCGCCCTGGCCCTCTCCAGTGCCCCTGCCTCGGCAGCCGATCACTCGTACCAGTCCACGCTGTCCCAGATCAATGGCAGCTCCGCCTCCGGCACTGTCACCGTGGACGTCACGGGTAACCAGGCCCACGCCGTCCTGAAAGTCTCCGGGCTGGCACCGACGTTCATGGATGCCCCGTACCCGCACGTGCAGCACATTCACGGTGGCGCGCAGGGCGTCTGCCCGGCCCCGTCCGCTGACACGGACGGCGACGGTGTTGTTTCCACCACCGAGGGCGCTCCCTCGTACGGCGGGATCGTGACGACGTTGTCCACCAGCGGCGACACCAGCCCCGCGGCGGGCCTGGACCTGAAGGTCGCCGGCCAAGGCGCCAGCTACACCGTCGACCGGACCTTCGAGCTGAACGCCGAGACGAAGGCCGCACTGGAAGCCGGCACCGCCGTCGTCGTCGTCCACGGCCTGGACCCGGCAACCCTGACCGAAAAGGGACAGGCCGCCAAGTCCGACCTCGTACCCAGCCTGCCGCTGGCCGCGACGTCGCCCGCGCTCTGCGGAACCCTGGCCGCAGGCCAGATGAAAATGCCGGCAGGCGGCGCCGACACCGGCGTCGCACAGCAGACCGGGAACACCGACACCGGCGTGCTCGCCCTGGGCGGCGGTCTGGTCCTCGCCGCAGCCGCCGGCGGAACCTACCTGATCCGCCGCCGCAACGCCGGATCCGCGGCGTAA
- a CDS encoding fasciclin domain-containing protein translates to MQTIKRTTFTVAGVAAAALLSLTACGGSGTTSGSSASSAPMSSAPSSSMASPSASASADGMDPAANLVGPGCAAYAEQVPTGAGSVSGMALDPVAVAASNNPLLTTLTAAVSGKLNPKVDLVDTLNGGEFTVFAPVDDAFKKIDPATIETLKTDDALLSKILTYHVVPGQITPDKIAGTHATVQGDSVTVTGSGDNLKVNDANVICGGVKTKNATVYLVDSVLMPK, encoded by the coding sequence ATGCAGACAATCAAGCGCACAACCTTCACGGTCGCAGGTGTTGCCGCGGCAGCGCTGCTCAGCCTGACAGCCTGCGGCGGCTCCGGCACCACGTCAGGATCGTCCGCGTCGTCGGCACCCATGTCGTCCGCGCCCAGCTCCAGCATGGCCTCGCCGTCCGCCAGCGCATCAGCAGACGGCATGGATCCGGCTGCCAACCTGGTTGGCCCGGGCTGCGCCGCGTACGCCGAGCAGGTCCCCACCGGTGCCGGTTCGGTCTCAGGCATGGCCCTGGACCCGGTTGCCGTCGCAGCCTCCAACAACCCGCTGCTGACCACGCTCACCGCAGCCGTGTCCGGCAAGCTCAACCCCAAGGTCGACCTGGTGGACACCCTCAACGGCGGCGAATTCACGGTCTTCGCACCGGTCGATGACGCCTTCAAGAAGATCGATCCCGCCACCATCGAAACCCTGAAGACCGACGACGCGCTCCTGAGCAAAATCCTGACCTACCACGTGGTACCCGGCCAGATCACCCCGGACAAGATCGCCGGCACCCACGCGACGGTCCAGGGAGACTCCGTCACCGTCACCGGCAGCGGCGACAACCTCAAGGTCAACGACGCCAACGTCATTTGCGGCGGCGTCAAGACCAAGAACGCCACCGTCTACCTGGTCGACTCCGTCCTGATGCCCAAGTAG
- a CDS encoding molybdopterin-dependent oxidoreductase, whose amino-acid sequence MTMLRNRLTGPAPLAALAGVVAAAVVLAVAELLGAFFTARATPLFALGSTFIDFTPGWLKDFAIATFGTNDKAALFVGMGLTITVLACVLGIVAFRNWALGVLGVLFMGAVIVACVVTRAGVSAVDAIPAVLGTLAGVAVLRFLVNRVQALKAWPEAPADLAYDADARVGNEGSSRRRFFAAAGITAVAAGVAATGGRLLGAARSNIAKAREALQLPTPATAAPPIPAGVQSSVDGAPPWVTPNNDFYRIDTALSVPEINADDWELRVHGLVEQEVRLTFQDLLDADLIESHVTLTCVSNPVGGNLAGNAKWLGLPLREVLKRAKPKDGADMVLSTSIDGFSASTPLEVLQDGRDAMLAIGMNGEPLPLEHGYPVRMVVPGLYGFVSATKWVVDLEVTRFADSKAYWTERGWAERGPIKTMARVDVPKSFAKVPAGKVAVGGTAWAQTRGITKVEIQIDNADWVEATLSTEASLVTWRQWSYEWDATPGPHYIKVRATDGTGEVQTEQRADPVPDGASGWQSVMVTVQ is encoded by the coding sequence ATGACAATGCTACGGAACCGCCTCACTGGACCCGCTCCCCTGGCTGCGCTGGCAGGTGTGGTGGCTGCCGCCGTCGTACTGGCCGTGGCGGAGCTGCTCGGCGCCTTCTTCACCGCCCGCGCCACACCGCTCTTTGCCCTTGGCTCCACGTTCATTGATTTCACTCCGGGGTGGCTGAAGGATTTTGCCATCGCCACGTTCGGCACCAATGACAAGGCGGCCCTGTTCGTGGGCATGGGCCTGACGATCACCGTCCTGGCCTGCGTTTTGGGTATTGTGGCGTTCCGCAATTGGGCCTTGGGCGTCCTGGGCGTCCTGTTCATGGGCGCGGTGATCGTGGCGTGCGTGGTGACCCGCGCGGGTGTTTCGGCCGTTGATGCCATCCCCGCCGTCCTGGGAACCCTCGCGGGTGTTGCGGTGCTCCGTTTCCTGGTGAACCGGGTACAGGCCCTGAAGGCCTGGCCCGAGGCGCCGGCAGACCTGGCGTACGACGCCGACGCACGGGTTGGGAACGAAGGCAGCAGCCGCCGGCGGTTCTTTGCCGCGGCCGGGATCACCGCTGTTGCGGCCGGCGTCGCAGCCACGGGAGGCCGGTTGCTCGGTGCCGCGCGCAGCAACATCGCCAAGGCACGCGAAGCGCTCCAGCTCCCCACACCGGCAACGGCCGCCCCGCCCATTCCGGCCGGCGTCCAGTCGTCCGTGGACGGGGCTCCGCCCTGGGTGACCCCCAACAACGACTTCTACCGCATCGACACCGCCTTGAGCGTTCCCGAAATCAACGCTGACGACTGGGAACTGAGGGTCCACGGCCTGGTGGAACAAGAGGTGCGCCTGACGTTCCAGGACCTGCTCGACGCCGACCTCATCGAATCGCATGTGACGCTCACCTGCGTCTCGAACCCGGTGGGCGGGAACCTGGCCGGCAACGCGAAGTGGCTGGGGCTGCCGCTCCGGGAGGTGCTGAAGCGGGCCAAGCCGAAGGACGGCGCCGACATGGTCCTCTCCACCTCCATCGACGGCTTCAGTGCGTCCACACCCCTGGAAGTGCTGCAGGACGGCAGGGACGCCATGCTGGCCATCGGCATGAACGGCGAGCCGCTGCCCCTGGAGCATGGCTACCCGGTGCGGATGGTGGTGCCGGGCCTGTACGGGTTCGTCTCAGCCACCAAGTGGGTGGTGGACCTGGAGGTCACCCGGTTCGCCGACAGCAAGGCGTACTGGACCGAGCGCGGCTGGGCCGAACGTGGGCCCATCAAGACCATGGCGCGGGTTGACGTGCCCAAGTCCTTCGCCAAGGTCCCGGCCGGGAAGGTTGCCGTGGGCGGCACCGCCTGGGCCCAGACCCGGGGCATCACCAAAGTGGAAATCCAGATCGACAACGCGGACTGGGTGGAGGCCACGCTGTCCACCGAGGCCTCCCTGGTGACCTGGCGGCAGTGGTCCTATGAATGGGATGCCACGCCGGGTCCGCACTACATCAAGGTCCGCGCCACGGACGGCACGGGCGAAGTGCAGACGGAGCAGCGCGCGGACCCCGTCCCGGACGGCGCCTCGGGCTGGCAGTCCGTGATGGTCACCGTACAATAG
- a CDS encoding DUF6855 family protein produces the protein MGEGTKADPWKLVTAPGSSEYQMYRDAEAEPPALVCQVGSTTLKYHLRAVEDLHAWLVQQGDWVPLGAADESKPAPEGSVEAWGRDPGNPVGGWYGLRKGYRGRFGMYLPPLLEALGLAELTHEKRNNTIRALPTP, from the coding sequence GTGGGTGAGGGAACGAAGGCGGATCCGTGGAAGCTGGTGACGGCGCCCGGGTCATCGGAGTACCAGATGTACCGTGATGCCGAGGCCGAACCGCCGGCGCTTGTCTGCCAGGTCGGCTCAACAACTCTCAAATACCACCTTCGGGCGGTCGAGGACCTGCACGCCTGGCTGGTCCAGCAAGGAGATTGGGTTCCTTTGGGTGCTGCCGATGAATCCAAACCCGCCCCCGAGGGCAGCGTCGAAGCCTGGGGCCGGGACCCCGGCAACCCCGTTGGCGGCTGGTACGGGCTGCGGAAAGGCTACCGCGGACGGTTCGGAATGTATCTCCCGCCGCTGCTCGAAGCACTCGGCCTGGCCGAACTCACCCACGAAAAACGCAACAACACCATCCGCGCCCTGCCCACACCCTGA
- a CDS encoding DUF4365 domain-containing protein translates to MRAPKNEAIGTSGESEVLAQFERLGWGGVIDSRHDTGTDLYLRPRDTRRFELGAVMGAQVKTGPSYFTSPQRDTDGTITGWWFTEGDREHFDYWLRHALPHVVILRDQEKNLSYWVHVTPERVVSTGKGAKILLSASQTVDSDHNEALSDVALTQLAAPNWDGTAWTGAVHLPPADEIRHALITPRLIAPHPNLAPDSITGQEALALQALLRMDIERILDPFDFSGSAQEPDATRKGLSLEEARKSDDWSWRATAALHRWQYEGNSDDLIGLVGAASTPPERAAAVVLCCIHHLWENDADTALRVVQDALEHDDYTSVDHAWLEAQRARLLLETGRHEDAFDLAMATQRIHREAPHDVTAAAIAGACAGTSFKAAGWMKGDLANIVQRNDNPASWWRSQITSYGLSAHLSEGFRAWSEDPSIRIGNSDETHRRLLSAALLASCAGDHDGWRHATGALGKHFLMTSDPTDSAEAVAARLTRLRVSGDSESARLATRHIIRRGPAKAARIAASIVDLSRSTRTSALADIEMLTAAGDVIEPAQADQICAWALATLRDPQPYSERVRPTFSLLYKIIDLLKSMVWTMSETAQHTVIDYFLNEAAITDDGAAQTLARLIHVIPESAWTESHRQRAAERSKTDAAYLREAYLAVAAKAVPESRSEIHQRARAGELLAFEAIEDVRDLPSDAVAALVDRLCGVIDSLIDNAANGMHSVGGLDPGEALALLSVWHHQYARWDRIQLLLTAPHVLGRERSGALTVLAMHGAGLSEETKKQLAEHVFPLRDSAPGRQFLDDDKDVRGLAAEAFSALTDELSRNHVVRELLGGNAAHRASSARIIEKHGDAAESEVLMALAGDNNQTVRDAALSGLSKLVASGRASGVVVTALSKTLVLGGTQSASSVVSRLTVSAEETVVHELLAVAAEHPSARIRQAVRSTYKD, encoded by the coding sequence GTGCGGGCGCCTAAAAATGAAGCTATTGGAACATCGGGTGAGTCTGAGGTCTTGGCGCAATTCGAGCGTTTGGGCTGGGGCGGCGTGATCGACAGCCGGCACGACACAGGCACAGATTTGTATCTGCGTCCCCGGGACACCCGCAGGTTCGAACTCGGCGCCGTTATGGGAGCCCAAGTCAAGACCGGACCGTCATACTTCACCTCCCCACAGAGGGACACCGACGGCACGATCACCGGTTGGTGGTTCACTGAAGGCGACCGTGAACACTTCGACTACTGGCTCAGGCACGCCCTGCCACACGTGGTCATCCTGCGCGACCAAGAGAAGAATCTTTCATACTGGGTTCACGTAACACCTGAGCGGGTCGTCTCGACCGGCAAGGGCGCGAAAATACTCCTGTCGGCCTCACAGACCGTCGACTCCGATCACAATGAAGCATTGTCCGATGTCGCCCTCACACAACTCGCGGCCCCCAATTGGGACGGAACGGCGTGGACGGGTGCGGTGCATCTTCCCCCGGCAGATGAAATCCGGCATGCCCTCATCACTCCCCGGCTCATAGCACCTCACCCCAATCTGGCGCCGGATTCGATAACCGGGCAGGAAGCACTCGCTTTGCAGGCACTGCTGCGCATGGATATCGAGAGGATTCTGGACCCGTTCGATTTTTCGGGTAGTGCGCAAGAACCCGACGCAACCCGGAAGGGTCTATCGCTCGAGGAAGCCCGAAAATCCGATGACTGGTCTTGGCGCGCTACTGCCGCCCTTCATCGCTGGCAGTATGAAGGAAATTCCGACGATCTAATTGGACTTGTCGGAGCGGCATCGACTCCCCCAGAAAGGGCTGCCGCCGTTGTGTTGTGCTGTATCCATCACCTATGGGAGAACGACGCTGACACCGCCCTTCGGGTTGTCCAGGATGCCCTGGAGCACGACGACTACACCTCCGTTGATCACGCGTGGCTGGAAGCTCAACGAGCCCGATTGCTCCTTGAAACGGGGCGACACGAAGATGCGTTCGACCTCGCGATGGCGACCCAGCGAATTCACCGCGAGGCACCGCACGACGTGACAGCGGCCGCAATTGCGGGTGCGTGTGCCGGGACGTCATTCAAGGCCGCGGGCTGGATGAAGGGAGACCTTGCCAACATCGTTCAACGCAACGACAACCCTGCATCATGGTGGAGAAGCCAGATCACGTCTTACGGGCTGTCGGCTCACCTCTCTGAAGGATTCCGCGCTTGGAGCGAGGATCCGTCGATTCGCATCGGCAACTCAGACGAGACACACAGGCGTCTGCTGTCCGCGGCGCTTCTCGCATCGTGCGCAGGCGACCACGACGGCTGGCGCCATGCAACTGGCGCGCTGGGGAAACACTTCCTTATGACTTCCGACCCTACAGACAGCGCTGAGGCGGTCGCCGCCCGGTTAACCCGCTTACGGGTCTCCGGCGATAGTGAGAGCGCCCGCCTCGCCACCCGGCACATAATAAGGAGGGGACCTGCAAAGGCCGCCCGAATCGCGGCTTCCATTGTGGATTTATCCCGTTCAACCCGAACAAGCGCACTAGCAGATATCGAGATGCTGACTGCCGCCGGCGACGTGATCGAACCCGCGCAAGCCGACCAGATCTGTGCATGGGCGCTTGCAACCCTCCGAGACCCACAGCCCTACTCCGAACGCGTTCGGCCTACCTTCAGCCTGCTCTACAAGATCATCGACCTACTCAAATCCATGGTCTGGACGATGAGCGAAACTGCCCAACACACCGTGATTGACTACTTCCTCAATGAAGCAGCTATCACCGATGACGGCGCCGCACAGACACTTGCCCGACTAATTCACGTGATACCGGAGTCCGCATGGACTGAGAGTCATCGTCAGCGCGCTGCAGAACGCAGCAAGACAGACGCCGCATACCTACGTGAAGCATATTTGGCGGTCGCGGCTAAGGCGGTACCCGAAAGCCGTTCCGAGATACATCAACGCGCCCGCGCCGGTGAACTCCTCGCTTTTGAGGCCATCGAGGATGTCAGAGATCTTCCAAGCGACGCAGTTGCGGCCCTAGTCGACCGCCTATGCGGCGTCATTGATTCCCTCATCGACAATGCAGCCAACGGCATGCACTCGGTTGGTGGACTTGACCCCGGCGAAGCCCTGGCACTCCTGAGTGTCTGGCACCATCAGTACGCGCGTTGGGATCGCATTCAGTTGTTGCTGACCGCTCCTCATGTCTTGGGCAGAGAACGCTCCGGGGCACTGACCGTCCTCGCAATGCACGGGGCAGGGCTTTCAGAGGAGACCAAGAAGCAGCTTGCCGAGCACGTCTTCCCCCTGCGGGACAGCGCGCCCGGCCGACAGTTCCTTGACGACGACAAGGATGTTCGCGGGTTGGCAGCAGAAGCGTTTTCCGCGCTTACAGATGAACTATCGCGCAACCACGTGGTGCGGGAGCTTCTTGGCGGGAACGCAGCCCATCGTGCGTCTAGCGCCCGCATCATCGAGAAACACGGTGACGCTGCGGAAAGTGAAGTGCTAATGGCACTGGCAGGAGACAACAACCAAACGGTCCGTGATGCAGCGCTATCTGGCCTGAGCAAACTGGTCGCTTCAGGACGAGCCTCAGGCGTCGTGGTCACGGCCCTTTCTAAAACACTCGTCTTGGGCGGAACGCAAAGCGCTTCCTCGGTGGTCTCGCGACTGACAGTGTCTGCAGAAGAGACCGTAGTTCACGAACTGCTTGCCGTCGCTGCAGAACATCCTTCAGCTCGAATCCGACAGGCCGTGAGAAGCACGTACAAGGACTGA
- a CDS encoding recombinase family protein, which yields MNGQRIGYVRVSTLDQNEQRQLDGQVLDRVFTDKASGRDTARPQLTELLRFVRDGDAVVVHSMDRLARNLDDLRALVQGLTRRGVRVEFLKEQLVFTGEDSPMANLMLSVMGAFAEFERSLIRERQREGIALAQQRGAYKGRKKTLTPERAAELVQRAGTGIPKVVLARDYGISRETVYQYLRHAQLE from the coding sequence GTGAATGGTCAGCGCATCGGGTACGTACGGGTCAGCACCCTTGACCAGAATGAGCAGCGCCAGCTCGACGGCCAGGTCCTGGACCGGGTGTTCACGGACAAGGCCTCCGGCCGGGACACCGCCCGGCCGCAGTTGACCGAGCTGCTCCGGTTCGTCCGGGACGGGGATGCCGTCGTCGTGCACAGCATGGACCGGCTCGCCCGAAACCTCGATGACCTGCGCGCGCTGGTCCAGGGTCTCACTCGGCGCGGAGTGCGGGTTGAGTTCCTCAAAGAACAGCTTGTCTTCACCGGTGAGGACTCCCCCATGGCCAACCTCATGCTCTCGGTCATGGGCGCCTTCGCCGAATTCGAACGCTCCCTCATTCGAGAGCGTCAGCGTGAAGGCATCGCCCTGGCCCAGCAACGCGGCGCCTACAAGGGAAGGAAGAAGACCCTGACACCGGAACGCGCGGCCGAACTAGTCCAACGCGCCGGCACTGGCATCCCGAAAGTCGTCCTCGCCCGTGACTACGGCATCAGCAGGGAGACGGTCTACCAGTACCTCCGCCACGCCCAGCTGGAATGA
- a CDS encoding DUF4193 domain-containing protein, with translation MAADYDEVRSDVKESQERSLEALKSASAPDARSVVTELDEADALDEGLTPGGEIVSEELIVQVVPQAADEFTCSSCFLVRHRSQLVRERNGQFYCIECEG, from the coding sequence GTGGCTGCCGATTACGACGAAGTCCGTTCCGACGTCAAGGAATCCCAGGAACGCTCCCTGGAAGCCCTGAAGTCCGCCAGCGCCCCGGATGCCCGCAGCGTCGTCACCGAACTCGACGAAGCGGACGCCCTCGACGAAGGGCTGACCCCGGGCGGGGAAATCGTCTCCGAAGAACTCATCGTCCAAGTCGTCCCGCAGGCCGCGGACGAGTTCACATGCTCATCCTGTTTCCTGGTCCGGCACCGGTCCCAGCTCGTACGCGAACGCAACGGCCAGTTCTACTGCATCGAGTGCGAGGGCTGA
- a CDS encoding peptidoglycan DD-metalloendopeptidase family protein — MGITAAQAAPVLYLPYPAGVSHTVTNYPHPADGYQNNAVDFDLAFGEAILASGAGRVYAAGYDNNPAPETNGLQVLIDHGGDQCTQYGHLSSVAVTVGQNVPQGQYLGGAGRTGAATGYHLHWNLVRCSDRKAVFGPVATVENPTASYWVGEVLRSQNAPKSPGADGERVSDFSGDGQSDVLGVDGNGDFWFYPHNGNGLSARSKIGSGWANHKHVMSADWSGDGAADVLGVDPAGDLWYYPNNNYQLSSPMKIGSGWGNFLHVAAADWSGDGQADVIGVDANGDLWYYAHNGNGLSAGVKIGSGWANFKQMAAADWSGDGQADVIGVDANGDLWYYAHNGNGLSAGVKIGSGWANHKQMIASDWSGDDQADILGVDANGDLWYYAHNGNGLSAGVKIGSGWATFRHIM; from the coding sequence GTGGGCATTACCGCCGCCCAGGCCGCTCCCGTGCTGTACCTGCCGTACCCGGCTGGCGTGTCTCACACCGTGACGAATTACCCGCATCCGGCCGACGGCTATCAGAATAACGCGGTCGACTTCGATCTGGCCTTTGGGGAAGCCATCTTGGCGTCTGGTGCCGGCAGGGTGTACGCGGCAGGGTATGACAACAACCCTGCCCCGGAGACTAACGGACTGCAGGTCTTAATCGACCACGGCGGAGACCAGTGCACCCAATACGGGCACCTCAGTAGCGTCGCCGTCACCGTGGGCCAGAACGTTCCCCAGGGCCAATATCTCGGGGGCGCCGGTAGAACCGGAGCCGCGACCGGCTATCACCTTCACTGGAACCTCGTACGGTGCTCTGACCGCAAGGCCGTATTTGGCCCGGTCGCAACGGTCGAAAACCCGACCGCCTCATATTGGGTCGGGGAAGTCCTGCGCAGCCAGAACGCCCCAAAGTCGCCTGGCGCGGACGGTGAGCGTGTGTCCGACTTCAGCGGAGATGGGCAGTCCGACGTTCTGGGTGTGGACGGCAACGGCGACTTCTGGTTCTACCCCCACAACGGCAACGGACTCAGCGCGCGATCTAAAATCGGTAGCGGCTGGGCCAACCACAAACACGTGATGTCTGCAGACTGGAGCGGTGACGGTGCCGCAGACGTCCTGGGCGTCGACCCTGCCGGAGATCTCTGGTACTACCCCAACAACAACTACCAACTCTCCAGCCCCATGAAAATCGGATCCGGCTGGGGCAACTTCCTTCACGTCGCGGCGGCGGACTGGAGCGGTGATGGCCAAGCCGATGTCATCGGCGTCGATGCCAACGGCGACCTCTGGTACTACGCGCACAACGGCAATGGACTCAGCGCCGGTGTCAAAATCGGCAGCGGCTGGGCCAACTTCAAACAAATGGCGGCGGCGGACTGGAGCGGTGATGGGCAAGCCGATGTCATCGGCGTCGATGCCAACGGCGACCTCTGGTACTACGCGCACAACGGCAATGGACTCAGCGCCGGCGTCAAAATCGGCAGCGGCTGGGCCAACCACAAGCAAATGATCGCTTCGGACTGGAGCGGGGACGACCAGGCCGACATCCTCGGCGTCGATGCCAACGGCGACCTCTGGTACTACGCGCACAACGGCAATGGACTCAGCGCCGGCGTCAAAATCGGCAGCGGCTGGGCAACGTTCCGACACATCATGTAG
- the ppk2 gene encoding polyphosphate kinase 2, whose product MDVGGKLTPWGQGWVRENLREAIDRLVDLGYTVTGGQGDDPELIDPGGSAVETWREDYPYGERLTREEYDLEKYRLQIELLKFQYWGQDQGLKTVIVFEGRDAAGKGGSIKRFTEHLDPRSARTVALAKPSDREQGQWYFQRYIQHLPTAGEIVMFDRSWYNRANVERVMGFCSDAEYETFMAQAPLFEQMLVDSGIHLTKFWFSVTRLEQRTRFAIRQIDPVRRWKLSPMDLASLDRWQDYTESKEQTFLRTDTDHAPWITIKSNDKKRARLNAMRYFLNQFEYDGKDPSIVFGPDPLIVRRGRDAVGD is encoded by the coding sequence GTGGATGTTGGCGGGAAGTTGACGCCCTGGGGCCAGGGGTGGGTCAGGGAGAACCTGCGTGAGGCCATCGACCGCCTGGTGGATCTGGGTTACACGGTGACGGGCGGCCAGGGCGATGACCCGGAGCTGATTGATCCCGGCGGATCGGCAGTGGAGACCTGGCGCGAGGACTATCCCTATGGGGAGCGGCTGACCCGGGAAGAGTATGACCTGGAGAAGTACCGGCTGCAGATCGAGCTGCTCAAGTTCCAGTACTGGGGCCAGGACCAGGGCCTGAAAACGGTCATCGTCTTCGAGGGCAGGGACGCCGCCGGTAAGGGCGGGTCCATCAAGCGTTTCACCGAACACCTGGACCCGCGCTCCGCCAGGACGGTTGCCTTGGCCAAACCCTCGGACCGGGAACAGGGGCAGTGGTATTTCCAGCGCTACATCCAGCACCTGCCCACCGCCGGGGAGATCGTCATGTTCGACCGCTCCTGGTACAACCGCGCAAACGTGGAGCGGGTCATGGGATTCTGCAGCGACGCCGAGTACGAGACCTTTATGGCACAGGCGCCCCTGTTCGAACAGATGCTGGTGGACTCCGGGATCCACCTGACCAAGTTCTGGTTCTCCGTCACCCGCCTCGAGCAGCGCACCCGGTTCGCGATCCGGCAGATCGACCCCGTCCGGCGCTGGAAGCTCTCTCCGATGGACCTGGCATCCCTGGACCGCTGGCAGGACTATACGGAGTCGAAGGAACAGACTTTCCTGCGGACGGATACAGACCATGCGCCCTGGATCACCATCAAGTCCAACGACAAGAAGCGCGCAAGGCTCAACGCCATGCGCTATTTCCTCAACCAGTTTGAGTACGACGGCAAAGACCCCTCCATCGTCTTCGGACCCGATCCCCTGATCGTCCGGCGGGGCCGGGACGCTGTGGGCGACTGA